In the Flagellimonas sp. HMM57 genome, one interval contains:
- a CDS encoding helix-turn-helix domain-containing protein, which produces MKTTFGEYIRLLRNENELTLTQLAAKLNLDSANLSKIENGKRDFDEKRLPKLAKIFKLNLTELRNEYVTDQIGKHIYETNCTKQLLQVAEEKAEYRRTLNKSLQTQ; this is translated from the coding sequence ATGAAAACCACATTTGGAGAATACATCCGACTTTTACGAAACGAAAACGAATTGACTTTAACTCAACTTGCGGCCAAACTGAATTTGGACTCTGCAAATTTGAGCAAAATCGAGAATGGAAAACGAGATTTTGACGAAAAGCGCCTGCCAAAACTTGCGAAAATCTTCAAACTAAATCTTACGGAATTACGAAATGAATATGTGACTGACCAAATAGGAAAGCATATTTATGAAACAAATTGTACAAAACAACTTTTACAAGTTGCAGAGGAAAAAGCAGAATATCGTAGAACACTTAATAAATCACTTCAAACACAATAA
- a CDS encoding DNA cytosine methyltransferase, translating into MKIVSFFAGAGGLDLGFQQAGFNVIWANEYDKEIWETYEKNHPNTILDKRSIMNIPADEVPECDGIIGGPPCQSWSEAGAARGIKDKRGQLFYDFIRILEAKQPKFFLAENVSGMLISKHTEALEGIKELFRNAGIGYELSFQMLNASDYNVPQDRKRVFFIGIRKDLNFKYQFPTETFPKIPLEDVISDLKECVLPALEYNNTNGDNCVVPNHEYMIGSFSTIYMSRNRVRSWDEQSFTIQAGGRHAPLHPQAPKMKFIEKNKRIFVLGKEHLYRRLSVRECARIQTFPNDFIFHYKKVAAGYKMIGNAVPVNLAKFLANSIMEQIKANDKTNKAVKKTQKVKEALAV; encoded by the coding sequence ATGAAAATAGTATCTTTCTTCGCAGGAGCTGGCGGACTTGATTTAGGCTTTCAACAAGCTGGTTTTAATGTTATATGGGCAAACGAATATGACAAAGAAATTTGGGAGACTTATGAAAAAAATCATCCAAACACGATACTTGACAAAAGAAGTATTATGAACATACCAGCTGATGAAGTTCCAGAATGTGATGGAATAATTGGAGGTCCACCTTGCCAAAGTTGGAGTGAAGCTGGAGCTGCAAGAGGAATTAAAGATAAGAGAGGTCAGTTATTTTATGACTTCATAAGAATATTAGAAGCTAAACAACCTAAATTCTTTTTAGCAGAAAATGTTAGTGGAATGTTGATTTCTAAACACACAGAAGCTTTAGAAGGAATTAAAGAACTTTTCAGAAATGCAGGAATCGGATATGAACTTTCCTTTCAAATGCTTAACGCATCTGATTATAATGTTCCTCAAGATAGAAAAAGAGTTTTCTTTATTGGAATTAGAAAAGACTTGAATTTTAAATATCAATTTCCAACTGAAACTTTCCCGAAAATACCTCTTGAAGACGTTATATCTGACTTAAAAGAATGTGTTTTACCGGCTTTAGAATACAACAATACAAATGGAGATAATTGCGTAGTACCAAATCACGAATATATGATTGGTAGTTTTTCAACTATTTATATGTCCAGAAATAGAGTAAGAAGTTGGGACGAACAGTCTTTTACAATTCAAGCTGGAGGAAGACACGCACCACTTCATCCACAAGCACCAAAAATGAAATTCATAGAAAAAAATAAGAGAATTTTTGTTCTAGGAAAAGAACATTTGTACAGAAGATTAAGTGTAAGAGAATGTGCAAGAATTCAGACTTTTCCAAATGACTTTATTTTTCATTATAAGAAAGTCGCAGCAGGTTACAAAATGATTGGAAATGCTGTTCCTGTTAATTTAGCAAAGTTTTTAGCAAATAGCATTATGGAACAAATTAAAGCTAACGATAAAACGAATAAAGCAGTCAAAAAGACTCAAAAAGTAAAAGAAGCATTAGCAGTATGA